The Macadamia integrifolia cultivar HAES 741 chromosome 4, SCU_Mint_v3, whole genome shotgun sequence genome contains the following window.
AAGAACTGCACAGGGGATGATGAGCTGATTGCCCATGGAACAAAACCATGATGACAGAAAGGAAAGACATAATGAACACAGCAACTAAAATTATAACATGTACCAAGGTCGATATCTATCAGTTCAGCAGAGGAAAGAATACCCCCTCTCCAAGCTTTTTTACTTCTCACCACACAATCCACAAAAAAGCAGACATCAATCTTCTTTTCCCAACTTTCTCACACTGCAGGCTGTTGGAGCACAAGTCAAGAGGCTGATTTCAATGAAGAAGACAAAGACCCACTAGCTTCACCAGGGGTGGTTTGATTTGGTCTCACAGATGTGCCTTCGGATGAATACTCAATCCCTGACACATCACCAACGTCCAAGGAGTCTGGAAGACGTTGAGAAACGTCTGCAGGATAGACCTgcaaacaggaaaaaaaaataaatgataaactGGTCAACAAGGATCAAGGACTGGTTGAACATGGGAATAACAAGAATTACCCACCCTGCAGTGGGTGATAACAAGAACTATGTATGGCACAACAAACATGAAACATGATCATAGAGATCAGGTTGAAATCAATTCATTATCAATAGGGATTAATCGAGTTCAGTTTGTCCCCAGTGCATGGTGCCAGAATAAACTGGATAGCAGAATCATGTTAAGAAAACTGATCAATCCGGGATGTTAACAGAAAAAAGTCAATGAAAGGAGATGTTATTCCAGAAAAgcgaagaaaaaagaagtttaCATACAGTTTGTTCTAACCAAATTCTTTATGAAGTTGGTTCACGGACCATCATATGACATATTCATTGTATGGTAAAATCTGTGCCACTTGAACAATGCAAGAGCAAAATATAGAATACAAATAATATTGGTGGCAGCATCTATTCTATAGGTTATAAATATGCACCTCTAggttagaaaaaggaaaaatattagaataaaggaaaagggaaaaacaaagAGATCAGACCCCAAAACCATCACAGTAGCACAACAATAAAATTGCCAGAAAGGGCACCGAACCTTGACAAAAAGAGTACATGGCCTACCATCAGAAAAGTTCATTACCTCAAGTTGATGCAGCATATCAACTGATGCATCCAGGTCGCCCTCATTTACAGAATAGACATCGGCAAGTGACTGATCAGATATACCAGGAAACATAGCGCTAAGATATGCCAGATCGATCTCAGAATCTTCCTGAGTTCCCTGTTTTTCTGTCTTGCCATTTAGATTCCGTGACCATGAATCATGAGTTCCCTTCTGTGTTCCATCCTCGGAATCGAGTAGTTTTTCAATGCCATGGATGCTGAAGTCAAGAGAAGCTTCTCCTTGTACTTTGTTCTGTTTAGTCACTTGATGGTTCTCAGATGGAGCTCCAGACCAGGAAGTTCCATCACCAGTTTCCACTCGTTTGGAGAGAGGTATGTAAGATACTGCATATGGATTCAAAGAAGAATTTCCTGGCTTCATTGTCTAAGCTTGGGGGTGATCTTCCTGTTCAAAGATGTATCACCAAATGGAACAATAACTAAGACTAGAATGAGAACCCAGAAAATATTGAAGTGGAGCCATTACAATAAATGAAGCAAACAGGACTACTCATACACAAGTTTTCTTTGGGTCAAGAGGCGGCGGTGGGGACTGGAGTCTGCTAGCCACATTGATCTCATTTAGTAAAATTCATCCTTCTACAAGGTTCCAGGTTCAAATAATGTGTACACTTatgctccatttggttgcaaggggaattgagggaagggaagtgaatttTTTGAACCTAAttaagaaacttttgtaatcattatgcCACATTGTTATGTCACTAACTCCATATCACTCCATATTTGATAATcgaatttcactttacttcgCATTCAAATCCCTTGGActtaaccccaaggggttagcgCAGTTGGCGTGAAGGGGACATGGTATTCGGCCTCAGGAAGCAAGGTCCCGTGATCAAACCTTCGCcgctgcacctaacttcttggggccaccgcACGAGAGTTTTCGTCTCGGATTGACCTGGTCTTGTGTAAGCAGTATCACGGTGACCCTAGGGATTAGTCGGATCAAAGATCCGGACACCctgggtattaaaaaaaaaatcccttggacttgaaaaataaaattaaaattgcaactaaaatgtatcattactaaaatatggtaagaaatttaagttGTTTATACAATCAGGTTGGGTAATGAATATAAAAGATTccttttaggtttgaaaattttcatttcccttccctttttgcCCTTGCAAGCAAACAGAGCCTTAAGACATTGAAATATTTAGAAGTTCATAAGAAGTACATGTATAAAGATAAACAAGCTAAAATTGAACACCACATTTACTGAGTGTCTGAGTCAATAAAATAAGGGGGAAAatatggaaaaggaaaagggaaaaaatcccAGTTGGTGGAGGGCCGGTAGGAGAAGGGAAAGAATCCTTAAGAAGTAGGGGAGGGAGAGGAATCGCACAAGagaattggggggggggggaatcgcACACACTACCCGCAGGCTCTCCAACACTCAACTCAATTCATTTTTATATTCCGCCTCCGAAATGTTGGTTGTAAgcatatatataggaaaataaaagactaacaAGCAAAGTTGTCACGAcgccaaggtgaaccaaggGTTGCCTAAGCGCCTGGTGgaaagtcattaaaaatcaatattaagccacatcaagtcataaaaatcaacatttaagaaattctcttgttttataataattttgactggtcaaatgattttatttttacatgagactttttgtattgggtataacacaaaaccagcttttcaacaagtctaagattacttaaatctaagttgcaatgacaaagttatgttctggtcaagCTTATCAAAGTGCatgaatgctattaaaatcgtctaaatgaaaataattttatggacatcaaaacaaaatattattttaccaaacttttagtttttaacaatgttttgccatgataaaatttataaattttcagaattgagaaaaacactggcatttgaaagttgaaaaccgcccctacaaccaaaaatccagtttttgttcttggactggggggttatttttttatccttttggaatttgatttttaaactatttttattggatccagatagggggtatttgcttatttatgaataatatcttaaataaatgTTTTAAATTATATTTGACATATATAAGTGCAAAAACATAAGGCAACATGTAGTGCAATAAGGCGGCGGTTTTCCTATGGccagtcgcctaggccccaggaaaaTCGCTGCCTTGGCATGATAACAAGACAAACaattcaaaaagaaaacaaggcCTAAACCGACTCTAACTATGTTCTACATATCCTACCACTTTGGAAATAAAGACTTAAAATAGAAGATTCCCATAATATTCCTTAATAAATAAAAGTTcttaaaatcctactagacccaaaaaCAATATGGATCTGATTCATCTATGTTCGGACACCCAGATCGGTATGGATCTCTCCATAGGTGTGTATTTGCATCACAAGTTAATTGAAACCATCCAAAATGGTCACTTAatctaaactttttttttggggggggggggggaaggcacATCGAAGAAGAAATATAAGTAGGCATGCATTGTTAAGGGGTTATGTTGGAAAAAGTAGTATGTTTCATACCACCAGAAAGACCAAATCAAgcgtgaaaaaaaaagaaaaacagacaATAGACTATTCAGGGAAGCCAAGATGAGCTCCTCCCATGCAGTAAAGTAAAACAAGTGATGCGGACATCAGCCCAGTTGGTTGTGGATTTTAAGTATACCAGAGGAGTTGTCGCAGCGATCAACATTCTACAGCCTCCATATGGACAGACGATGACTTCCAAGAATATCATGTTGCTAGAAGACCCATCGAGTCAAGGCCCAAAGGTTGGTTCAACATTAATTAATTCCTGGCCCTTTGGTTCAATAAACCACCCCAAATATTGAGCTAATTTTGACTTCCAAAAGACCCCATAGATCCAACATGCAACAAGAGGAACATGCCCAGATTTTGCTAGAAGATTACAGCTGTCCAGACAGCTATACCTCCAAGAGAAGCCACTGACTTTAGCAAATGACTTGTTTCCTTTAATTAGATTCTAGGAATAATATcagtttcttattttcttttcctaggCCTTTCTATGTTAGTCTTTATTTCCTAAAATAGGACTTGTCTTTTGCAATTGGTATCTCTAAAGCCTATAAGGCTGTGATTGATGTaaggaagaattttttttaatgaatattaTTATTGAAGGAATGAAAAATTgtggcctctctctctcattatggCTCTTCTCCATTGTggttcttctacttcttctttctctctctctctctctctccacttcttCTTGGTGAAAGATAAGGTATCAAATCTCTCTCtgcccccctctctctcttattagtttcttctactttttctcctctctttatgGCAGGTCACATATGAAGCTTTCCCATCCACGATTTCAAACTTATGCCTATTATTCCCcgtttatagttttttttgcCTATTATCTTGTTTCTTATTGAATCCTCGTATTGAGCATATTCCTGTTTTTTGTTCGTTGGCTGCAAAGTTAAGGCCTACCTTAGCAcctattattttttgaatagtGAATGAATGTGCACTCGATATATGCCGCCCATGTACCCCATCCCCATATTCCCAATTGAAGCCTCGTTGGGTTGGTGTATCCACTTAGGATTCTATTGTTCACTGCTCAATTTCTGTTTTAATCTACATATTGATCATGTATGTTGCTGCCATTCCCTTAATTTCAGTCCTTGTCTGGGTTTCACAAATCTTAGTATAACCTACCTAATCAGCCTGTATAGGGACCCTAGTGTCTAGGTATTCCCCTACATCAACAAGGTTATAGTGAGTAGCAATATTAAGAGCATAAGGAAGATAATTAAGGCTTCATTTCGTTGCAAGGGGTATTAAAGAGAAGGGtagggaaaattttcaaattaaaaaaaaaaaaaacctttgtaatcattaccccatgtgagtATGTGACTATAATAAACACAAATTAAAACCTGtattccaaaaaaatgaaacaaaaatttgCTCAGTCTGACAATGGAAAATAATCTTAGGAATTCTACAATATTACTCAGAGTCTCATACAAGTGACGACAAACCACGAGGAATCAAAGATACCTCCATAAATAAAAGCAATGGAATCGAAATCAAATTCAACCATAACATACCACAATGGAGTCTTTCCTCTCCTAGTCCgataaaaagattaaaattttCCCAATACTAAccatctaaaataaaaatttaagaaagCAACTACTGGatcaaacattaaaaataaatgaagataCAGAAATAAGAAACGGATCGATCAATACAAACTTACACTTACAGGCCGCAGAGCATTAGTTGATCGCAATAAAAACCTAACTCGAACGTTTGATCTTCCCAAACAACCGGAGACTTCGAATATTTATAAGATTAAGATCGTCGAGGCGCCAGACAGTGGGGTTGCAGAAGGGATATAGTGAACGGAGTTCAAACAGTGGAACCGAAAGAGAGATCCGACGCCATTAAAGATGATGGCTTATCATTATCAGAATCTGAAAGTAAAAGAAAgcatcgagagagagagagagagagagagagagagagagagaatgaaaacGGCTAAAAAAGAGCGAAGACCACCCGGTTACATAAGAGTGATGTAACGCAACTTTCCCTGAATTAAAGGAAACTAGTGGCCACGCTGCCGGTGTCGTGCGCTACCGATGCcgataccaatatcaataccaataccgaCACAATATGGATAGAGCTGTATCAGTTATGAATTCCGAAACACACCGTTTTTTTGCTGATACTCCCGATCTGTATAGGATTCAGGAATCAGCGATATCAATACATATTGGTTGATAAGGTATTGATACATTGATCtaagccttctctctctctctcctctcagaCCTATGGGTCTCCTTTGTATGTAAACCGTGTGATGCCCTTTCTCGTACTTTTATACATTTAGTGTGGAAGATTTCACAAGGGGATACTTTCGCGTGAGTATACCTTATAATTCAAAGTgccataatttttcttttgaccACAAAACATGGATTCAAGTTCTCcaataataaaagaataaaagaaaaaaagaaaaagaaaaaaagaaaaaaagaaaaagtaactCTCATGCATGTTGATGAAAAGTTTTAACAAAGAAATATTGTAATTAAATCACATATTCCATTTATAAGTATGGTACCTTTCATACAAGCTGATCATGGATGGATAGAGGTTATAACAAGAAATTTCTTATAGTTCTATTTTGGAATCCTGCATCTTCACATATTGCTTTGAGCTTTGGGAGCTGGACGTGATTCAAGGTCTAATACCTATGAAAAAAAAGAGTTAGTGAACAAaccaaaatttaaataaataataaagaaaagtaaaagaataagaaaagctAGCTTTGCATATAATTTTCATGAGATTTTATAGTAGGCTAGGATCTGGCTTTTCTTCATAGAGTCTAGGGACCAGAGAGTGATCGTAGGGCACGTGCCCAGGTCACCTCAGCCCTAGGAtcactctatggagaggaattcTATTCCTAATTGGTTAGGAGGAGGGGAATGAAAAGAAGTTTAAgtgaaaaattcaaatttagaaAGGACATTTTTGTAATGGgtgattataaaaatttcattttaaagttTGAAAACTTCACTTCCATACCTTTTAAATTTCTCTTGTAATCAAACATAGTCGTAAAGAATAAgtatcaatagaagaaaaaatcataataaacgATGGATGTGGTCAAAGAAGTTTTCCAATATCTATCATAAGAAGAAAggattcaaaaaaataaaaaaaaaaagaaagaaagaaagaaagaaagaaagaaagaaagaaagagaacaaaTTATGATCTTATGTATAGAATTAGGATTAGGGATTTGTGAGGTGAGAGTAACAATCCGCGTCCAGTACATCGAAACCAGGAAATCAGCTGAATACAAACACTAAAAGTAAGGGCAgcaattggtttgattttagttatttggtttggttcaagatataaaatatataaaccaaaactgaattgaACATAATATACATTAAGTGTTATCTTTTCGCTCCTGCTGTGTCTTGGCATAAGTACACGTTAAGAGGAAGTGTTCTTTCTTCCAAAAAGTATATAATTTTTTACTCGATTCCTTATTTGGTTTGAAAATAGATAGTTTGATTTATTCAATGATTTTAGTCCtggaatcaaaatcgaaccaaacagagaaaatataaaatatccCAATAtgagaattgaaggtgtttgaagCTTGATTCCAAAGAGAAGTTCCGAAAATTGAGAAGCTATAATGGCTACCTCTTCATCGTAATCCACCAGAGAGAATTACgagaatgatgaagaagatgagattgGAAAATGAATTAAttacaaacaagaaggaaataaTAAAGCAGTAGGTTCTCACCTCATTAACAAAAAAGGA
Protein-coding sequences here:
- the LOC122075461 gene encoding polyadenylate-binding protein-interacting protein 5-like, which produces MKPGNSSLNPYAVSYIPLSKRVETGDGTSWSGAPSENHQVTKQNKVQGEASLDFSIHGIEKLLDSEDGTQKGTHDSWSRNLNGKTEKQGTQEDSEIDLAYLSAMFPGISDQSLADVYSVNEGDLDASVDMLHQLEVYPADVSQRLPDSLDVGDVSGIEYSSEGTSVRPNQTTPGEASGSLSSSLKSAS